The following are from one region of the Advenella mimigardefordensis DPN7 genome:
- the ilvB gene encoding biosynthetic-type acetolactate synthase large subunit codes for MNTPQNESPAFNGARLMLETLIANGVDTIFGYPGGAVLPLYDALYSEPRIHHVLVRHEQAAMHAAEGYARSTGRPGVVLVTSGPGMANTTSGLLDALCDSIPVLCISGQVATSAIGTDAFQECDAVGISRPVTKWNAQIKRVEDVAAMTAKAYNMTAAGRPGPVLIDFPKDIQMAQAPQEQEGDVIEPAVNTAGQMTSSVMQAAIKRAASLIANAKRPVFYGGGGLINSGPDACEVFSNLVSYTGAPCTLTLMGLGAFPANDKQFVGMLGMHGTLEANLAMHHADLIVCIGARFDDRITGRLSDFCPHAVKIHLDIDPASIDKVVRADVALVGDCYPVLKSLFNEVKMLEREPGLIDDWWTRIEKWRGANCLAFTPSDDVILPQHLLATVNDLIDGRDVIVSTDVGQHQMWAAQYLKFREPNRWLTSGGAGTMGYGVPAAIGAQVGNPDSLVVCISGDASVLMNIQELSTAIQHETPIKVILCNNRHMGMVRQWQELIHEGRYSHSYNASIPDFVALATAFGWGAATVSDPLQLEDAIRDCFDYDGPYFLNVEVQPQENCFPMMPAGYGHQQVMLSEDTWYVEE; via the coding sequence ATGAATACACCCCAGAATGAGTCGCCTGCCTTCAATGGTGCCCGGTTAATGCTTGAAACCCTGATCGCAAACGGGGTTGACACCATTTTTGGCTATCCCGGGGGCGCGGTCTTGCCGCTGTACGATGCCCTGTACTCCGAGCCGCGTATTCATCATGTACTGGTGCGCCATGAGCAGGCCGCCATGCATGCGGCCGAGGGCTATGCGCGCTCTACTGGCAGGCCCGGCGTGGTGCTGGTTACCTCCGGCCCGGGCATGGCCAATACTACTTCGGGATTGCTTGATGCCTTATGTGATTCCATTCCGGTCCTGTGTATCAGCGGCCAGGTGGCCACCAGCGCCATTGGCACCGATGCCTTCCAGGAGTGCGATGCGGTGGGTATTTCCCGGCCGGTCACGAAATGGAATGCCCAGATCAAGCGGGTGGAAGACGTTGCAGCCATGACCGCCAAGGCTTATAACATGACGGCGGCGGGTCGGCCTGGACCGGTACTCATCGATTTTCCCAAGGATATCCAGATGGCGCAGGCGCCGCAGGAACAGGAAGGGGACGTGATCGAGCCTGCTGTTAATACGGCCGGCCAAATGACCTCTTCAGTCATGCAGGCGGCCATCAAACGTGCTGCTTCGCTTATCGCCAACGCCAAGCGCCCGGTGTTTTATGGCGGTGGCGGTCTGATCAACTCCGGGCCGGATGCTTGTGAAGTGTTCTCCAATCTGGTGAGTTATACCGGGGCGCCATGCACGCTCACGCTGATGGGACTGGGCGCTTTTCCGGCCAACGACAAACAGTTCGTGGGCATGCTGGGCATGCATGGCACGCTGGAGGCCAATCTGGCCATGCATCACGCTGATCTGATCGTGTGTATCGGTGCGCGTTTTGATGATCGTATTACCGGCCGACTGTCTGATTTCTGTCCGCATGCCGTCAAGATTCATCTGGATATCGATCCGGCCTCTATCGATAAAGTGGTACGGGCCGACGTGGCGCTGGTGGGTGATTGTTATCCGGTGCTCAAGTCGCTGTTCAATGAGGTCAAGATGCTGGAGCGTGAGCCTGGTTTGATTGATGACTGGTGGACGCGCATTGAAAAATGGCGCGGCGCCAACTGCCTTGCCTTCACGCCATCAGACGATGTGATTCTGCCGCAGCATCTGCTGGCAACGGTTAATGACCTGATCGATGGTCGCGACGTGATTGTGAGTACCGACGTGGGTCAGCACCAGATGTGGGCCGCGCAGTATCTAAAATTTCGTGAACCTAATCGCTGGCTGACTTCCGGTGGTGCAGGAACGATGGGTTATGGTGTGCCTGCTGCGATTGGCGCGCAAGTGGGCAATCCGGATTCATTAGTGGTTTGCATCAGTGGCGATGCTTCTGTGCTTATGAATATCCAGGAATTGTCGACAGCGATTCAGCATGAAACACCCATCAAGGTGATTCTGTGCAACAACCGTCATATGGGCATGGTTCGGCAGTGGCAGGAGCTGATTCACGAAGGGCGCTATAGCCACAGCTATAACGCGTCCATTCCCGATTTCGTCGCGCTGGCCACGGCCTTTGGCTGGGGCGCCGCCACGGTGTCTGATCCGCTGCAGCTGGAAGATGCCATTCGTGATTGCTTTGATTACGACGGCCCTTATTTCCTGAATGTGGAAGTGCAGCCTCAGGAAAACTGCTTCCCCATGATGCCGGCGGGCTATGGGCATCAACAGGTGAT
- the panB gene encoding 3-methyl-2-oxobutanoate hydroxymethyltransferase: protein MSVHTTAKRITVPQLRAYKNQKKIVSLTSYTAPFARVLDEYLDMILIGDSTAMVGYNMENTLAITLEQMAAHARAVVRSTQNVCVVVDMPFGSYQESPEQAFRNAAFLLKESGADAVKYEGGTPLAATTRFLVDRGIPVLAHIGLMPQYLNTMGGFKAQGMSDEAAEIIYQDALSQEQAGAFAVVIEGTAEPLARRITQALSIPTIGIGASPECDGQILVAEDIFNLTPNRIPKFARQFSDVQAAIREGVAAYATEVREGTFPTLDHCFGVKKK from the coding sequence ATGAGTGTGCATACCACAGCAAAACGGATTACCGTCCCGCAATTGCGGGCCTATAAGAATCAGAAAAAAATCGTCTCGCTCACATCCTATACCGCCCCCTTTGCCCGGGTGCTGGACGAGTATCTGGACATGATCCTCATCGGCGACTCCACTGCGATGGTCGGTTACAACATGGAAAACACGCTGGCCATCACACTGGAGCAGATGGCCGCCCATGCACGGGCGGTGGTGCGCTCCACCCAGAACGTCTGTGTTGTCGTAGACATGCCTTTTGGCAGCTATCAGGAATCGCCCGAACAGGCTTTTCGCAATGCGGCATTCCTGCTTAAGGAATCCGGTGCCGATGCCGTTAAATACGAAGGCGGCACGCCACTGGCAGCGACCACACGTTTTTTGGTGGACCGCGGCATTCCCGTGCTGGCCCACATCGGCCTGATGCCTCAGTACCTGAACACCATGGGTGGTTTCAAAGCCCAGGGTATGTCAGATGAAGCCGCCGAAATCATTTACCAGGATGCGCTGTCTCAGGAACAGGCCGGCGCCTTCGCCGTGGTGATCGAAGGCACCGCAGAGCCGCTGGCGCGCCGTATTACACAGGCGCTGAGCATTCCTACCATTGGGATTGGCGCGTCGCCCGAATGTGACGGCCAGATTCTGGTGGCTGAAGATATTTTCAACCTCACGCCCAACCGCATTCCGAAATTCGCGCGTCAGTTCTCCGACGTTCAGGCGGCAATCCGCGAAGGCGTCGCAGCCTACGCCACTGAGGTGCGCGAAGGCACCTTCCCTACGCTGGACCATTGCTTTGGCGTTAAGAAAAAATGA